The following are from one region of the Rhipicephalus microplus isolate Deutch F79 chromosome 1, USDA_Rmic, whole genome shotgun sequence genome:
- the Cog7 gene encoding conserved oligomeric Golgi complex subunit 7, protein MNLSAFSNENFDAKEWINHAFQAPEAQENKEAYASEVAFKLQLFIQKMNRALEETAQQVQQNLPRVLREVETMQQEAALLKLQMASVQKDIAKVEQDSSTSMKTLLELDTIKLRMLDANKALREADNWTTLSADVDQVFQSGDMQAITERLVGLQTSLEILVDVPDYEQRLQKLESLKNQLEAMLSPLLIQAFTTQSIEAAKSYVRVFSDMRRMPQLLKYYHNCHRNKLVDAWRKIVNSEVDDTFLEWLNNFYDVLVASWHSQVTWCNQVFPDPPAVFILSDVVVDALANLDPSLQFCLEAAMKQQKCSTVYLTEVLQVSEQLCKSLGHSISTANPDFMSSPHVVALMKSAFSMFHPHLENYDKLEEKCLLGELSLIPTQSDDTRDSVTLLSDSVTKVFGLAKEAEKRCSRLLYGCSYPELLRSIKALFRTYCERCHAVLMQLKTSSKLDELDSWTMFQYALKCMQTAGEISIQLAAFDKSVTANIKTALKQLHIQKSTFDGSDEATEEKKGNILNDHCTLLLPTVMQCSLRDFSTQVHLEDFVAFPESSRAIAKLCSEFTKFTFDTVFAEVQRHFSSVPSLKVWSLENPDGVLATDLPAFSISPMEYITQIGQYLLTIPQHIEPFIVEENEALSTALKHSSLPHVIEGISTDHVADYLLGCVAQATMYTYIDTVMQIEKLTRQASAQLATDISYLCNVLDDLGLPPLESLQHLVALLKCPPEKFAATAVGKPNQLVQTVRMMRGIR, encoded by the coding sequence ATGAACCTTTCGGCGTTTTCTAACGAAAATTTTGACGCGAAAGAGTGGATCAACCATGCTTTCCAGGCGCCAGAGGCACAAGAAAACAAGGAAGCATACGCGTCTGAAGTGGCTTTCAAGCTCCAACTGTTCATTCAAAAAATGAACAGAGCTTTGGAGGAAACCGCCCAACAAGTGCAACAGAACCTACCAAGGGTGCTCCGTGAAGTGGAGACAATGCAACAGGAAGCGGCACTGCTGAAATTGCAGATGGCTTCAGTGCAGAAGGACATAGCTAAGGTGGAGCAAGATTCATCGACGTCGATGAAAACGCTCCTCGAACTGGACACGATCAAGCTGCGCATGTTGGATGCCAACAAGGCGCTGCGAGAGGCTGATAACTGGACGACTTTGTCGGCTGACGTCGACCAGGTCTTCCAGAGTGGCGACATGCAGGCGATCACCGAGAGGCTCGTTGGTCTGCAGACGAGCCTGGAGATACTCGTAGATGTTCCCGACTACGAACAACGCTTGCAAAAGCTGGAGTCGCTCAAAAACCAGCTAGAGGCCATGCTTAGCCCGCTCCTGATTCAGGCGTTCACGACTCAATCCATCGAAGCTGCGAAGTCTTACGTGCGCGTCTTTTCTGACATGAGACGAATGCCTCAGCTTCTGAAGTACTACCACAACTGCCACAGAAATAAACTTGTGGACGCTTGGCGCAAGATCGTGAACAGTGAAGTCGATGACACGTTTCTTGAGTGGCTGAACAACTTCTACGACGTTCTGGTAGCGTCTTGGCATTCCCAGGTGACGTGGTGCAATCAGGTGTTCCCTGACCCGCCAGCCGTATTCATCCTGTCGGATGTCGTCGTCGACGCCCTTGCAAACCTGGACCCAAGCTTGCAGTTCTGTCTAGAGGCCGCAATGAAACAGCAAAAATGCTCGACTGTTTATTTAACTGAAGTTCTTCAAGTCTCTGAACAGCTTTGTAAAAGCCTTGGTCACTCGATATCAACTGCTAATCCGGACTTCATGTCCAGTCCCCATGTTGTGGCTTTGATGAAGTCCGCGTTTTCAATGTTTCATCCGCACCTGGAAAATTATGACAAATTGGAAGAAAAGTGCTTGCTGGGAGAATTGTCACTTATACCAACACAAAGCGATGACACACGAGATTCAGTAACGCTGCTGTCAGACTCGGTTACCAAGGTGTTTGGGCTGGCAAAGGAAGCCGAGAAACGTTGCAGTCGTCTTCTTTATGGATGTTCATATCCAGAACTGTTGAGGTCCATAAAGGCACTTTTTCGAACTTATTGTGAGCGTTGCCACGCTGTCCTGATGCAGCTGAAGACGTCATCAAAGCTAGATGAACTGGACAGTTGGACAATGTTTCAGTATGCTCTGAAGTGCATGCAGACAGCAGGCGAAATCTCAATTCAACTTGCTGCTTTCGATAAGAGCGTTACGGCAAACATCAAAACAGCACTGAAGCAGCTCCATATTCAAAAAAGCACATTTGATGGGTCTGACGAGGCCACTGAAGAAAAAAAGGGTAACATACTGAATGATCACTGCACACTGCTGCTCCCAACCGTCATGCAGTGCAGTTTGAGGGACTTTTCTACGCAGGTGCACCTAGAAGACTTTGTTGCATTCCCTGAAAGCTCGCGGGCCATTGCAAAGCTATGCTCAGAGTTTACAAAGTTCACATTTGACACTGTCTTTGCCGAAGTGCAGCGTCACTTCAGCAGTGTGCCTTCCCTAAAGGTGTGGTCTCTCGAGAACCCAGATGGTGTTCTGGCAACAGACTTGCCGGCGTTCAGCATTTCTCCCATGGAGTACATCACACAGATCGGGCAATACCTGCTAACCATACCACAGCACATTGAGCCATTCATTGTCGAAGAGAATGAAGCTTTGTCTACGGCGTTGAAGCACAGCAGTCTTCCTCATGTAATTGAAGGGATTAGCACTGACCACGTGGCAGACTACCTCCTTGGTTGCGTAGCCCAGGCCACAATGTATACATACATTGACACAGTGATGCAGATTGAGAAGCTGACACGGCAAGCATCAGCGCAGCTGGCTACCGATATCAGTTACCTGTGCAATGTGCTGGATGACCTTGGTTTGCCACCACTTGAGAGCCTTCAGCACTTAGTGGCCCTTTTGAAATGCCCACCCGAAAAGTTTGCAGCCACTGCAGTTGGAAAACCTAACCAGCTAGTGCAAACAGTGCGTATGATGAGAGGAATACGGTGA